In Pyrus communis chromosome 8, drPyrComm1.1, whole genome shotgun sequence, one genomic interval encodes:
- the LOC137742132 gene encoding dicarboxylate transporter 1, chloroplastic-like yields the protein MASLALTTAATTPTFPSLRSRTPFPKSLVLKPFPASQTRRNSLKSDALGFNKTLSPLISSPKLSNLTRDFTPSRRGFPVKATVASGGSAITPAKEPWQGAAMTPLIASIATGLILWFVPTPAGVTKNAWQLLSIFLATIVGIITQPLPLGAVALLGLGASVLTKTLTFAAAFSAFGDPIPWLIALAFFFARGFIKTGLGNRIAYQFVSLFGSSSLGLGYSLVFSEALLAPAIPSVSARAGGIFLPLVKSLCVACGSNVGDGTEGKLGSWLMLTCFQTSVVSSAMFLTAMAANPLSANLTLNTIKQTIGWTDWAKAAIVPGLVSLIVVPLLLYIIYPPEVKSSPDAPKLARERLEKMGPMSNKEIIMAGTLFLTVGLWIFGGVLSVDAVTAAILGLSVLLVTGVITWKECLAESVAWDTLTWFAALIAMAGYLNKYGLISWFSQTVVKFVGGLGLSWQASFGILVLLYFYSHYFFASGAAHIGAMFTAFLSVSTALGTPPYFGAMVLAFLSNLMGGLTHYGIGSAPVFYGANYVPLAKWWGYGFLISVVNIIIWLGVGGIWWKFIGLW from the exons ATGGCGTCCCTCGCCCTCaccaccgccgccaccaccCCCACCTTCCCCTCCCTTAGATCCCGCACTCCCTTCCCCAAATCTTTAGTACTAAAGCCGTTTCCCGCCTCCCAAACTCGTCGAAACTCCCTCAAAAGCGACGCCCTCGGTTTCAACAAAACCCTCTCCCCCCTCATTTCCTCCCCCAAGCTCTCCAATTTAACCCGCGACTTCACTCCCTCCCGCCGCGGCTTCCCCGTCAAGGCCACTGTAGCCAGCGGCGGGTCCGCCATCACTCCCGCCAAGGAACCATGGCAGGGCGCGGCGATGACGCCTCTAATCGCGTCCATTGCGACTGGACTTATTCTCTGGTTCGTTCCCACTCCTGCCGGAGTCACTAAAAACGCGTGGCAGCTCCTCTCCATTTTCCTCGCTACCATCGTCGGTATCATTACTCAGCCCCTGCCTCTCGGAGCCGTCGCCTTGCTCGGCCTCGGTGCCTCTGTCCTCACGAAAACGCTGACTTTCGCCGCCGCTTTCTCCGCCTTCGGAGATCCAATCCCCTGGCTCATCGCCCTCGCCTTCTTCTTCGCCCGAGGCTTCATCAAGACTGGACTCGGAAATCGAATTGCGTACCAGTTCGTTTCCCTCTTCGGTAGCTCCTCTCTAGGGTTAGGGTACAGTCTGGTCTTCAGCGAGGCCTTGTTGGCACCGGCGATCCCCTCTGTCTCGGCCAGAGCTGGTGGGATTTTCTTGCCGTTGGTGAAGTCCCTCTGCGTCGCCTGCGGCAGCAATGTTGGCGACGGGACCGAGGGTAAGTTGGGGTCGTGGTTGATGCTCACGTGCTTCCAGACTTCGGTGGTTTCATCGGCAATGTTCTTGACGGCCATGGCTGCTAACCCCTTGAGCGCCAACTTGACATTAAACACGATTAAGCAGACGATTGGGTGGACGGATTGGGCCAAGGCGGCGATTGTCCCCGGTTTGGTGTCGTTGATTGTGGTGCCGTTGTTGTTGTACATTATTTACCCGCCGGAGGTGAAGAGCAGCCCGGATGCGCCAAAGCTTGCCAGGGAAAGGCTGGAGAAGATGGGGCCGATGTCTAACAAAGAGATTATCATGGCCGGCACACTGTTTCTTACG GTTGGGCTTTGGATTTTTGGAGGAGTTTTGAGTGTGGATGCTGTTACTGCTGCTATTCTTGGATTATCTGTTCTCCTCGTGACTGGTGTTATTACATGGAAGGAGTGCTTAGCTGAATCAGTGGCCTGGGATACACTTACTTGGTTTGCTGCACTCATTGCAATGGCTGGGTATCTCAACAAATACGGTCTTATTTCTTGGTTTAGCCAGACCGTAGTTAAG TTTGTTGGCGGATTGGGTCTTTCATGGCAAGCATCTTTTGGCATTCTGGTTCTTCTATATTTCTATTCTCACTACTTCTTCGCCAGTGGAGCTGCTCATATCGGTGCCATGTTTACAGCTTTCTTGTCTGTTTCTACCGCTCTTGGTACTCCTCCATACTTTGGAGCGATGGTGCTTGCATTCCTCTCCAACCTCATGGGTGGTCTTACCCATTACGGCATTGGGTCAGCACCTGTTTTTTATGGTGCTAACTACGTTCCACTTGCCAAGTGGTGGGGTTACGGATTCCTTATATCCGTCGTCAACATCATTATTTGGCTTGGAGTTGGAGGGATTTGGTGGAAGTTCATCGGCTTGTGGTAA
- the LOC137742307 gene encoding protein DETOXIFICATION 42-like — translation MAEEEDGSYSYGNTRKTSIYVFFKDCGCVFNLDKLGLEIASIALPAALALTADPIASLVDTAFIGQIGPVELAAVGVSIALFNQVSKIAIFPLVSVTTSFVAEEDAMGTVSPKVNDNDYLETGSSMNDETQQLIPESNTTQNAYNSKSVVASFEIVKNDYQKRYMPSASSAMVIGSILGLIQAIFLIAGAKPLLNFMGVGSDSPMLKPAQQYLMLRSLGAPAVLLSLAMQGIFRGFKDTKTPLYATVAGDVTNIILDPIFIFVFHLGVSGAAIAHVISQYLICFILLRRLAAEVDLLPPSIKHLEFSRFLKNGFLLLMRVIAATFCVTLAASLAARQGPTPMAAFQVCLQIWLATSLLADGLAVAGQAILASAFAKKDYDKATATASRVLQLGFVLGLMLAAILGVGLQYGARLFTRDVSVLHLIGVGIPFVAATQPLNTLAFVFDGVNFGASDFAYSAFSMILVAIVSILVLFILSSTNGFIGIWAALAIYMSLRTLAGFWRIGTRTGPWEFLRA, via the exons ATggctgaagaagaagatggttcATATTCGTATGggaacacaaggaaaacttctATCTACGTTTTCTTCAAGGATTGCGG ATGTgtttttaatttggacaaaCTTGGGTTAGAAATAGCGTCAATTGCATTGCCTGCAGCGCTAGCTTTGACAGCTGATCCAATCGCTTCTCTAGTCGACACAGCATTCATTGGCCAAATAG GTCCAGTGGAGCTTGCTGCTGTAGGAGTTTCTATTGCTTTGTTCAATCAAGTATCAAAAATTGCAATATTCCCACTTGTTAGTGTCACAACGTCTTTTGTCGCCGAAGAGGATGCTATGGGAACAGTGAGTCCCAAGGTGAATGACAACGATTACCTGGAAACTGGTTCATCAATGAATGATGAAACACAACAGTTGATTCCAGAAAGCA ATACCACTCAGAACGCATACAACTCAAAATCAGTTGTTGCAAGCTTTGAAATCGTTAAAAACGATTATCAAAAAAGGTACATGCCGTCAGCATCATCAGCAATGGTTATTGGCAGCATCCTTGGCCTTATCCAGGCCATATTTCTCATAGCTGGCGCAAAACCTCTTTTGAACTTTATGGGAGTCGGTTCT GATTCCCCTATGCTAAAACCTGCACAGCAGTATTTGATGCTGAGGTCACTTGGTGCTCCTGCAGTTCTTCTTTCGCTCGCTATGCAAGGGATCTTCCGTGGGTTCAAGGATACAAAAACTCCTTTATATGCCACTG TGGCAGGAGatgtaacaaatataattttagatccaatatttatttttgttttccatctggGCGTCAGCGGTGCAGCTATTGCTCATGTTATATCTCA GTACTTGATATGTTTCATACTCTTGCGGAGATTAGCAGCTGAAGTTGATCTATTACCCCCAAGTATCAAACATCTGGAATTTAGTCGATTTCTTAAAAACG GTTTTCTATTATTAATGAGGGTCATTGCTGCTACATTTTGTGTGACACTGGCCGCATCGTTGGCTGCACGGCAGGGACCGACACCCATGGCGGCATTTCAGGTCTGCTTGCAGATTTGGTTGGCAACTTCCCTTCTAGCCGATGGGCTGGCTGTTGCTGGACAG GCCATACTTGCAAGTGCATTTGCGAAAAAAGACTACGATAAGGCAACAGCCACTGCATCCCGAGTGTTACAG CTGGGATTTGTATTGGGGTTGATGCTCGCTGCTATACTGGGAGTGGGTTTGCAATATGGGGCAAGGTTATTCACCAGAGATGTCAGTGTGCTACATCTCATTGGCGTAGGTATTCCG TTTGTTGCAGCTACTCAACCCCTCAATACCCTGGCGTTTGTTTTCGACGGTGTCAACTTTGGAGCGTCTGATTTTGCATACTCAGCCTTTTCCATG ATTCTGGTGGCTATTGTCAGCATCTTAGTTCTGTTTATACTCTCCTCTACTAATGGATTCATCGGAATCTGGGCTGCTTTGGCCATCTATATGAGTCTCCGGACATTGGCCGGATTTTGGAG GATAGGAACAAGAACAGGACCCTGGGAATTCCTCCGGGCGTAA